Proteins co-encoded in one candidate division KSB1 bacterium genomic window:
- a CDS encoding DUF2071 domain-containing protein, protein MNFLNAEWVDLIFANYVVEPEILNKFVPEKTTLDYHENKCYLSLVAFMFRQTRILGCPIPYHSNFEEVNLRFYVKPNYDYSERSVTFIKEIVPLKTIPFVANNFFNENYVALPMSHKISHPNISYSWGKYLTNTFSVSFSNTPEIPPRGSTEEFITEHYFGFTKNGSETIKYKVNHPQWKVSTIESYSINVNFSEVCGNEFAFLNSSLPENVCYAVGSKVCVSFPSKLA, encoded by the coding sequence ATGAATTTTTTAAATGCAGAATGGGTAGACTTAATTTTTGCTAATTATGTCGTAGAACCGGAAATATTGAATAAGTTTGTCCCTGAAAAAACAACTTTAGATTATCACGAGAATAAATGTTACCTGAGCCTCGTGGCTTTTATGTTTAGGCAAACAAGAATTTTAGGCTGTCCAATACCCTACCACAGCAATTTTGAAGAAGTCAATCTTAGGTTCTATGTGAAACCAAATTATGACTATTCAGAAAGGTCTGTAACATTTATCAAGGAAATTGTGCCGTTAAAAACTATTCCATTTGTAGCAAATAATTTTTTTAACGAAAATTATGTTGCCTTACCAATGTCACACAAAATTAGTCATCCAAATATTTCATATTCTTGGGGCAAATATTTAACAAATACATTTTCCGTTTCTTTTAGCAATACTCCAGAAATCCCCCCAAGAGGTTCTACTGAAGAATTTATCACAGAACATTATTTTGGTTTCACAAAAAATGGTTCGGAAACAATAAAATATAAAGTAAATCATCCTCAGTGGAAAGTATCAACAATTGAGTCTTACTCAATTAATGTAAACTTCTCAGAAGTATGTGGTAATGAATTCGCATTTCTTAATTCAAGTCTTCCTGAAAATGTCTGTTATGCCGTTGGCTCAAAAGTTTGTGTATCATTTCCAAGCAAACTGGCGTGA
- a CDS encoding CPBP family intramembrane metalloprotease, whose product MAGNSKNWLKIAVLISAIIFGLAHFEWGLMGMVQTGFMGLALGISFLFVKRNLWVLILAHAYMDTILMIQMYLGGGS is encoded by the coding sequence ATGGCTGGAAACAGTAAGAATTGGTTGAAAATAGCCGTGTTAATTAGTGCTATAATATTTGGATTAGCACATTTCGAATGGGGCTTGATGGGTATGGTTCAAACTGGATTTATGGGATTAGCCCTTGGGATTTCATTCCTATTTGTCAAACGAAATCTTTGGGTTCTAATTCTTGCACATGCATATATGGACACGATATTAATGATTCAGATGTATTTGGGTGGAGGTTCATAA